One Candidatus Zixiibacteriota bacterium genomic window carries:
- a CDS encoding OmpA family protein has translation MTSGLDQRARPRRTRWLVTMLLLALPAAGAARPYFIGARGELATLTGGHAPHFYVRGAYGLEAGLDLSPRWSLEASLSRYDLYNDTTIAGSVTLNGDREAATARFSGTRLGVDAVATLFAPASWLSVRGGPGGGLLIWKMRDPDGDTVLKAVGGRGETIDFASTEIFVSGRLGIEVQLAAHLSTAITAHVDYLTGAGTDFADAVNARRDRWLGGVGASLRLTFGGERKAWASHEPWSAAAAPAPPRDLDSDGDGIPDREDRCAGTPAKVAVDPYGCPLDTDGDGVVDSEDDCPGTEARARGRVDIHGCAVDADFDGVADFLDECPGNRVGAEVDRRGCPVDDDGDGVPNGLDDCPHTLYGVPVDKFGCLDLALFDEPMVLNIDYPSGSFEIDPSSQERLRSLARALLVAPNVRLEINGYTDNIGTDEANRSLSEKRANRVRDFLAAQGVAESRMSVNGRGETGFVASNETAEGRALNRRIEIVFYK, from the coding sequence ATGACGAGCGGACTTGACCAGAGGGCGCGGCCGCGGCGAACGCGGTGGCTGGTGACGATGCTTTTGCTGGCGCTGCCGGCAGCCGGGGCGGCGCGGCCGTATTTCATCGGGGCCCGGGGGGAGCTGGCGACGCTCACAGGCGGACACGCGCCGCACTTCTACGTGCGCGGGGCGTACGGCCTCGAGGCGGGCCTGGACCTGTCGCCGCGCTGGTCGCTGGAGGCAAGTCTCAGCCGCTACGACCTCTACAACGACACGACGATCGCGGGGAGCGTAACCCTGAACGGCGACCGGGAGGCTGCGACAGCGCGGTTCTCGGGCACGCGGCTGGGCGTGGATGCGGTGGCGACCCTGTTCGCGCCCGCCTCCTGGCTGAGCGTCCGGGGCGGCCCCGGTGGGGGCCTGCTCATCTGGAAGATGCGCGATCCGGACGGCGACACCGTTTTGAAGGCGGTCGGCGGGCGGGGCGAGACGATCGATTTCGCCTCGACCGAAATCTTCGTATCGGGGCGGCTGGGGATCGAAGTGCAGCTGGCGGCCCATCTGTCGACGGCGATCACGGCGCATGTCGACTACCTGACCGGGGCGGGAACGGATTTCGCCGATGCGGTGAACGCGCGCCGGGACCGCTGGCTGGGGGGAGTCGGGGCGAGCCTGCGGCTGACGTTCGGGGGAGAACGCAAGGCATGGGCGTCGCACGAGCCGTGGTCCGCGGCGGCGGCGCCCGCACCGCCCCGGGATCTCGACAGCGATGGCGACGGAATTCCCGACCGGGAAGACCGCTGCGCGGGCACGCCGGCAAAGGTGGCGGTGGATCCGTACGGCTGTCCGCTGGACACCGACGGGGATGGGGTGGTGGACAGCGAGGATGACTGTCCCGGCACCGAGGCGCGGGCCCGGGGGCGGGTGGATATCCACGGCTGCGCGGTCGATGCGGATTTTGACGGGGTGGCGGACTTCCTGGACGAATGCCCCGGCAACCGGGTGGGGGCGGAGGTCGACCGCCGGGGGTGTCCGGTGGATGATGACGGGGACGGAGTGCCGAACGGCCTCGACGACTGCCCGCACACGCTCTACGGAGTACCGGTGGACAAATTCGGCTGTCTCGACCTGGCGCTGTTCGATGAGCCGATGGTGTTGAATATCGATTATCCCTCGGGGTCGTTTGAGATCGATCCTTCGAGCCAGGAGCGGCTGCGGAGCCTCGCCCGGGCACTCCTGGTGGCGCCGAATGTCCGGCTGGAGATCAACGGGTACACGGACAACATCGGAACCGACGAGGCGAACCGGAGCCTGTCGGAGAAGCGGGCCAACCGGGTGCGGGATTTTCTCGCGGCCCAGGGGGTGGCGGAGAGTCGCATGAGCGTCAACGGCCGGGGGGAGACCGGCTTTGTCGCCTCGAACGAGACGGCCGAGGGGCGGGCGTTGAACCGGAGAATTGAGATTGTCTTCTACAAGTAG
- a CDS encoding 2'-5' RNA ligase family protein: MYDHYLEQNIEDRRSARFALVVFLPPELDDHLAPLRERYDPLWSLIPAHATIVFPFESRHSLDGLTGLIQEELAHEPVIPIRLGTIHDFYPRYPVICWKIQKNEQLTGIYYRMYARLGMPIPFKEYQPHVTVAREISDHRVMLVKEKIVPYLSEEQFVARSIELVTPLPGNRWVSVRTFPLAGA; encoded by the coding sequence ATGTACGATCATTACCTTGAGCAGAACATCGAAGACCGACGCAGCGCGCGGTTCGCCCTGGTCGTGTTCCTCCCCCCGGAGCTGGACGACCATCTCGCCCCGCTGCGGGAGCGGTACGATCCGCTGTGGAGCCTGATCCCCGCGCACGCGACGATCGTCTTTCCGTTCGAGTCGCGCCACTCGCTGGACGGACTGACCGGCTTGATCCAGGAGGAGCTGGCGCACGAGCCGGTGATTCCGATCCGGCTGGGGACGATCCACGATTTCTACCCGCGGTATCCGGTGATCTGCTGGAAGATCCAGAAGAACGAGCAGCTCACCGGCATTTACTACCGCATGTACGCGCGGCTGGGGATGCCGATTCCGTTCAAAGAGTATCAGCCGCACGTGACGGTGGCGCGGGAAATCTCGGATCACCGGGTGATGCTGGTGAAGGAGAAGATCGTGCCGTACCTGTCGGAGGAGCAGTTCGTCGCCCGGAGTATCGAGCTGGTGACGCCGCTGCCGGGGAACCGGTGGGTCTCGGTGCGGACTTTTCCGCTGGCCGGGGCGTGA
- a CDS encoding glycosyltransferase family 4 protein produces the protein MKVLIVTQHYPPERGAVRRLAEFARQFVKAGMDVSVLTAVPNYPDGIVPEKYRGKFFYRETVDGVKVYRSYVMPASNRFPGRRMVGFVIFLITALINSFRIKGNFDLILASTPPVTTPVIGWVLSRVRRAKLIIEIRDLQPESSEEFGNLRPSLFTRMLKKFMHMLYRRADHVVTATDGIANYLTGLGFAKERVTTIKSGVGREFLSSDSNGIRRKFGWDEKFLVLYAGTLGWAHSLETVIEAARHLVDQPDIHFVFAGEGQKRQALEGMVRDYGLKNVTFIGLQSLETIPYFLRASDVLVESLKEVPITKGTFPCKLFEYMASGRPIIFGSSGGEAVSELEKAGGALWFSTDRPERLSELILQIKGGEIDGGRLGAAYQAHVDRYHRREVWADRYLEVIRSLS, from the coding sequence ATGAAAGTCCTGATTGTCACACAACACTATCCGCCCGAACGCGGGGCTGTGCGACGGTTGGCGGAGTTTGCCCGGCAGTTTGTCAAGGCGGGGATGGACGTGTCCGTGCTCACGGCCGTCCCGAATTATCCGGACGGCATCGTCCCCGAGAAGTACCGGGGGAAGTTTTTCTACCGGGAGACCGTCGACGGGGTCAAGGTCTACCGGAGCTACGTGATGCCGGCCTCAAACCGGTTTCCGGGCCGGCGGATGGTGGGATTTGTCATTTTCCTCATCACCGCCCTGATCAACAGCTTCCGGATCAAGGGGAATTTCGACCTGATCCTGGCCTCGACGCCGCCTGTGACCACGCCGGTGATCGGGTGGGTGCTCTCGCGGGTGCGGCGGGCGAAACTGATCATCGAGATCCGGGACCTGCAGCCGGAGTCGAGCGAGGAGTTCGGCAATCTGCGGCCGTCGCTCTTCACGCGGATGCTCAAGAAGTTCATGCATATGCTCTACCGTCGGGCGGACCATGTGGTGACGGCCACGGACGGGATTGCCAACTACCTGACCGGGCTGGGTTTTGCCAAAGAGCGGGTGACCACGATCAAGTCGGGGGTTGGGCGCGAGTTCCTGAGCAGCGACTCGAACGGTATCCGGCGGAAGTTCGGGTGGGATGAGAAGTTTCTTGTGCTCTACGCGGGGACGCTGGGCTGGGCGCATTCGCTGGAGACGGTGATCGAGGCGGCCCGGCACCTGGTCGACCAGCCCGACATTCATTTCGTGTTCGCCGGGGAGGGGCAGAAGCGGCAGGCGCTCGAGGGGATGGTGCGGGACTACGGCTTGAAGAACGTGACCTTTATCGGTTTGCAGTCGCTGGAGACGATCCCCTATTTCCTGCGGGCCTCGGACGTGCTCGTGGAGAGCCTCAAGGAGGTGCCGATCACGAAGGGGACGTTCCCGTGCAAGCTGTTCGAATACATGGCGTCGGGCCGCCCGATCATTTTCGGCTCGAGCGGGGGGGAGGCGGTGTCGGAGCTGGAGAAGGCGGGCGGGGCGCTCTGGTTCTCCACGGATCGTCCGGAGCGGTTGTCCGAGTTGATCCTCCAGATCAAGGGGGGGGAGATCGACGGCGGCCGGCTCGGGGCGGCCTACCAGGCCCATGTCGACCGGTATCACCGCCGCGAGGTGTGGGCGGACCGCTACCTTGAGGTGATCCGCAGTCTCTCCTGA
- a CDS encoding aminotransferase class V-fold PLP-dependent enzyme yields MGLSSRPAAAPAQRLTVADLPGLLIGGETVAPTLRGPQRYVNFDNAASTPTFRPVAEAVMEFLQWYANVHRGTGFKSQLASWAFEEARDIIAGFIRADLQRQVVIFTKNTTEAINKLARRLSTSKHDVILTTLMEHHSNELPWRRVGTVVHVGLNADGTISREDFLAKLGQFGDRVRIVAISGASNVTGYINDLDFFARETHRAGASILVDAAQLAPHRPLDMKPGDPACALDYAVFSAHKMYAPFGIGVLVGHRDVFERGDPDTVGGGMVDIVTLEEAYWTDLPEKEEAGTPNIVGVVALAKAIRMYEALGWEAIIAHEAELTAHALRRLGAIPGVVLYGDREPERARARLGVVSFNVQGVPHALTAAILGSEAGIGVRSGCFCAHTYVKELLHVSPEAARELEYQILARDRSQLPGAVRVSFGLYNTTAEVDRLAEAVARIARGEYAAGYVLNREKGEYAHPDLAPEFARYFDL; encoded by the coding sequence ATGGGGCTTAGTTCCCGTCCGGCGGCCGCGCCGGCGCAACGGCTGACGGTCGCCGACCTTCCCGGGCTGTTGATCGGGGGGGAGACGGTCGCGCCGACTTTGCGGGGGCCGCAGCGGTATGTCAATTTCGACAACGCGGCCTCAACGCCGACGTTTCGGCCGGTGGCCGAGGCGGTGATGGAGTTTCTGCAGTGGTACGCCAACGTGCACCGGGGCACGGGGTTCAAATCGCAATTGGCGAGCTGGGCGTTCGAGGAAGCGCGGGACATCATCGCAGGCTTCATCCGGGCCGACCTGCAGCGGCAGGTGGTCATTTTCACCAAGAACACGACCGAGGCGATCAACAAACTGGCCCGACGGCTGTCGACGAGCAAGCACGACGTCATCCTCACCACCCTCATGGAGCACCACTCCAACGAGCTGCCGTGGCGGCGGGTGGGGACGGTAGTGCATGTGGGGCTGAACGCCGACGGGACGATCAGCCGGGAGGATTTCCTGGCCAAGCTGGGGCAGTTCGGCGACCGGGTGCGGATCGTGGCGATCAGCGGGGCGTCGAACGTGACGGGGTACATCAACGACCTGGATTTCTTTGCGCGCGAGACGCACCGGGCGGGGGCCTCGATTTTGGTCGATGCCGCGCAGCTCGCCCCGCACCGCCCGCTCGACATGAAGCCAGGCGATCCGGCGTGCGCGCTGGACTACGCGGTGTTTTCGGCGCACAAGATGTATGCGCCGTTCGGGATCGGAGTGCTGGTGGGGCACCGCGACGTGTTCGAGCGCGGCGACCCCGACACGGTCGGCGGCGGCATGGTCGACATCGTGACACTCGAGGAGGCCTACTGGACTGACCTTCCGGAAAAGGAGGAGGCGGGGACGCCGAACATCGTTGGCGTGGTGGCGCTGGCGAAAGCGATCCGGATGTACGAGGCGCTGGGGTGGGAAGCGATCATTGCGCACGAGGCCGAGCTGACGGCCCATGCCCTGCGCCGGCTCGGGGCGATTCCGGGAGTGGTGCTCTACGGCGACCGGGAGCCGGAGCGGGCGCGGGCGCGGCTCGGGGTGGTGTCGTTCAACGTGCAGGGCGTCCCCCACGCGCTGACCGCGGCCATTCTCGGTTCGGAGGCGGGGATCGGGGTGCGCTCCGGGTGCTTCTGCGCGCACACGTATGTCAAGGAGCTCCTCCACGTGTCGCCGGAGGCGGCCCGGGAGCTGGAGTACCAGATCCTGGCGCGGGACCGGTCGCAGCTGCCGGGGGCGGTGCGGGTGTCGTTCGGGCTGTACAACACGACCGCCGAGGTGGACCGGCTGGCGGAGGCGGTGGCGCGGATCGCGCGGGGGGAGTACGCCGCGGGGTACGTGCTCAACCGGGAGAAGGGGGAGTACGCGCATCCGGACCTGGCGCCGGAGTTCGCGCGCTATTTCGATTTGTGA
- a CDS encoding RNA polymerase sigma factor, producing MEHERFWQLLEPEHAKAQRFCRRLTGSIDDGDDLYQDGLLAALRRFDSLRDPGAFRAWLYRILVNRYRNRHRWRRRQRTEALDDEVMTGPAHDPAGELAARRWLDRALAALRPEERALVVLFELEGWTITELAANLGRPEGTIKARLARARRKMRRRIQTYLPPKTTNPLPGKAGYALSQDQD from the coding sequence ATGGAACACGAACGCTTCTGGCAGCTGCTGGAACCGGAACACGCCAAAGCCCAGCGCTTTTGCCGACGGTTGACCGGCTCGATTGACGACGGCGACGACCTGTACCAGGACGGCCTCCTGGCCGCCCTGCGCCGGTTCGATTCGCTGCGCGACCCCGGCGCCTTCCGAGCTTGGCTGTACCGGATCCTGGTCAACCGCTACCGCAACCGCCACCGCTGGCGGCGGCGGCAGCGGACCGAGGCGCTCGATGACGAGGTCATGACCGGGCCCGCACACGATCCCGCCGGCGAACTCGCCGCGCGGCGCTGGCTGGATCGCGCGCTGGCCGCCCTCCGACCCGAGGAACGCGCCCTTGTCGTGCTCTTCGAGCTCGAGGGCTGGACCATCACTGAACTCGCGGCGAACCTGGGCCGACCCGAAGGTACCATCAAGGCCCGGCTCGCCCGTGCGCGGCGGAAGATGCGCCGGCGAATCCAGACGTACCTCCCGCCGAAAACGACCAACCCGTTACCAGGAAAGGCCGGATATGCGTTATCGCAAGACCAGGATTGA
- a CDS encoding DUF3795 domain-containing protein — protein sequence MKYHEAAYCGDFCGGCEQYLKTCSGCDPKYKEECPFIACCRQHQAVHCGVCAEFPCTRLSAFVPDDRPGHPRGYHIENLRCRAIVGTADWLAVQRAKHGLPAEGVAEADEGGGE from the coding sequence ATGAAGTACCACGAAGCCGCGTACTGCGGCGATTTCTGCGGCGGCTGCGAGCAGTACCTGAAGACCTGCTCGGGCTGCGATCCGAAGTACAAAGAGGAGTGTCCGTTCATCGCCTGCTGCCGGCAGCACCAAGCGGTGCACTGCGGGGTGTGCGCGGAGTTTCCGTGCACGAGACTGTCGGCGTTTGTGCCGGATGACCGGCCGGGACATCCGCGCGGGTACCACATCGAGAACCTGCGGTGCCGGGCGATCGTGGGGACGGCGGACTGGCTGGCGGTGCAGCGGGCGAAACACGGGTTGCCCGCGGAGGGAGTCGCGGAGGCGGACGAGGGGGGCGGGGAGTAG
- a CDS encoding HNH endonuclease produces the protein MPTSKRERWSRDQLLIAFNLYCRLPFGRLHSRHPDVIRAAELIGRSPDALAMKLVNFASLDPQHVARGVRGLNNVSRADRDMWREFSGNWEALAYESETAWRALLTGQDHGREGEEWEAPEGVTEKVMSTRVRVVQGFFRRTVLAAYEYRCACCRLSIQQMLNASHIIPWRVDKQRRADPTNGIAMCAFHDRAFDRGLITLDGDRRIVVSREVPTKSRVAMHRVGLIELAGARAAAPSRFAPDEAALEYHRENIFTGG, from the coding sequence GTGCCGACATCAAAGCGGGAACGCTGGTCCAGAGATCAGCTGTTGATTGCGTTTAATCTTTACTGCCGCCTGCCGTTCGGGCGGCTTCACAGCAGACACCCGGATGTGATACGCGCCGCCGAATTGATCGGTCGGTCCCCCGACGCGCTTGCGATGAAACTGGTCAACTTCGCAAGTCTTGATCCGCAGCATGTAGCACGCGGGGTCCGGGGACTGAACAACGTCAGCCGGGCCGATCGGGATATGTGGCGGGAGTTTTCGGGAAACTGGGAGGCGCTTGCGTATGAGAGCGAGACAGCCTGGCGAGCGCTGCTGACCGGGCAGGATCACGGGCGGGAAGGTGAAGAGTGGGAAGCGCCGGAGGGAGTGACCGAGAAGGTCATGTCCACCCGGGTACGGGTGGTGCAGGGGTTTTTCCGACGAACGGTTCTTGCGGCTTATGAGTACCGATGCGCCTGTTGTAGATTGTCCATTCAGCAGATGCTGAATGCAAGCCACATCATTCCGTGGCGGGTTGACAAACAACGGCGGGCCGACCCGACCAACGGCATTGCCATGTGCGCGTTTCACGATCGGGCGTTCGACAGAGGGTTGATCACCCTCGACGGCGATAGGCGCATCGTGGTATCGAGAGAAGTGCCGACGAAGTCGCGGGTCGCTATGCACAGAGTTGGCTTGATCGAACTAGCCGGCGCTCGGGCCGCAGCGCCGTCGAGATTCGCGCCGGATGAAGCGGCGCTGGAGTACCACCGAGAGAACATTTTCACCGGCGGATAG
- a CDS encoding type III pantothenate kinase, with protein sequence MLLAIDIGNTNVVFGLFRGADLVGDYRIATPPRSTPDEAGLSITHFLMRHRIEPARVEKVVIASVVPHLTPVFERTSRRYLSREPLTVSCRLKLPIAIRIESPDQVGADRIANAVAALARWGGPAIVVDLGTATTFDVLDAAQAYIGGVIIAGPEAAMAELARRAARLFEVRIEKPDTVVGKSTAGALKSGAFYGLIGQVDFIIDRIIEECGFDRCKVAATGGLAFEIEGHSRHITEVVPSLTLEGLRIIGEGN encoded by the coding sequence ATGCTGCTCGCCATCGACATCGGCAACACCAACGTGGTTTTCGGCCTCTTCCGCGGCGCCGACCTGGTCGGCGACTACCGCATCGCCACCCCGCCCCGCAGCACGCCCGATGAGGCCGGCCTGTCGATCACCCATTTCCTCATGCGCCACCGCATCGAGCCCGCCAGGGTGGAGAAAGTCGTGATCGCCTCGGTCGTCCCGCACCTGACCCCCGTGTTCGAGCGCACCAGCCGCCGCTACCTCAGCCGCGAGCCGCTCACCGTCTCCTGCCGCCTGAAACTGCCCATCGCGATCCGCATCGAGTCCCCCGACCAGGTCGGCGCCGACCGCATCGCCAACGCTGTCGCCGCCCTCGCCCGCTGGGGCGGCCCCGCCATCGTCGTCGACCTGGGAACCGCGACCACCTTCGACGTCCTCGACGCCGCCCAGGCCTACATCGGCGGCGTCATCATCGCCGGTCCGGAGGCGGCGATGGCGGAGCTGGCGCGCCGCGCCGCCCGCCTCTTCGAGGTCCGCATCGAGAAGCCCGACACGGTCGTGGGGAAATCGACCGCCGGCGCGCTCAAATCCGGCGCCTTCTACGGCCTGATCGGCCAGGTCGATTTTATCATCGACCGCATCATCGAGGAGTGCGGCTTCGACCGCTGCAAGGTGGCCGCGACCGGCGGCCTGGCCTTCGAGATCGAGGGCCACTCCCGCCACATCACCGAGGTGGTCCCCTCGCTCACGCTCGAGGGCTTGCGAATCATCGGCGAGGGGAACTAG
- the alr gene encoding alanine racemase → MTAPKLLSWIELSQSALRRNIESLRRLAGARMVAPSVKSNAYGHGLTEIITMLRRSGGCEYVTVHSLEEALTCRRAGWTEGIMVLGPLPPGEYGQVIEQDLEPAVFDLVTLRELGKLGDRKGAAIRTHLKLETGTNRQGFAAQDLPAVAGLYKRFRSLGRPHGASMHFANIEDTTVHEYAEQQLRAYRDLLARLRRLGISPRLRHTASSAATILFEKTRYDLVRPGISVYGHWPSKETYLSYRLQGGGNRLFEPVLTWKTRITQLKKVAADSFVGYGCTYRTTAPTRLAVLPIGYYDGYDRSLSNRAYVLVHGRRAPVRGRICMNLMMVDVTDISGVRLHDEVVLIGRAGEERVSAEQIGDWAGTINYEVLARLSLSTPRLIVD, encoded by the coding sequence ATGACCGCCCCGAAACTGCTGAGTTGGATCGAGCTGTCGCAGAGCGCGCTGAGACGGAACATCGAGTCGCTGCGGCGGCTGGCGGGGGCGCGCATGGTGGCGCCGTCGGTCAAGAGCAACGCCTACGGGCACGGGCTGACCGAAATCATCACCATGCTTCGCCGCAGCGGCGGGTGCGAATATGTGACCGTGCACTCACTGGAGGAGGCGCTCACCTGCCGCCGGGCGGGGTGGACGGAGGGGATCATGGTGCTCGGCCCGCTCCCGCCGGGGGAGTACGGCCAGGTGATCGAGCAGGATCTGGAGCCGGCGGTTTTCGATCTGGTGACGCTGCGGGAACTCGGCAAGCTGGGGGACCGGAAGGGGGCGGCGATCCGGACGCACCTCAAGCTCGAGACGGGGACGAACCGCCAGGGGTTTGCAGCCCAGGATCTCCCCGCCGTGGCCGGGCTGTACAAACGTTTTCGCTCGCTCGGGCGCCCCCACGGGGCGTCGATGCACTTCGCCAACATCGAAGACACCACGGTGCACGAGTACGCGGAGCAGCAGTTGCGCGCCTACCGCGATCTGCTGGCGCGGTTGCGGCGGCTCGGGATCAGCCCGCGCCTCCGGCACACGGCCTCGTCGGCGGCAACCATCCTCTTTGAGAAAACCCGCTACGACCTGGTACGACCGGGGATATCGGTCTACGGCCACTGGCCATCGAAGGAAACCTACCTCTCCTACCGCCTCCAGGGGGGCGGGAACCGTCTCTTCGAGCCGGTCCTCACCTGGAAGACGCGGATCACGCAGTTGAAGAAGGTGGCGGCGGACAGCTTTGTCGGATACGGCTGCACCTATCGGACGACGGCGCCGACGCGGCTGGCGGTGCTGCCGATTGGGTACTACGACGGATATGATCGGAGCCTGTCGAACCGGGCGTACGTGCTGGTGCACGGGCGGCGGGCGCCGGTGCGGGGGCGCATCTGCATGAACCTGATGATGGTGGATGTCACGGATATAAGCGGGGTGCGGCTGCACGACGAGGTCGTGCTGATCGGTCGGGCGGGCGAGGAGCGGGTGTCGGCCGAACAGATCGGAGACTGGGCGGGGACGATCAATTACGAGGTTCTGGCGCGCCTGTCACTGTCTACTCCACGTCTCATAGTGGATTAG
- a CDS encoding redox-sensing transcriptional repressor Rex, which produces MNVSSKTGLKKKISESTIHRLSLYCRALSLLEKENYETVSSKELAKREKLTPAQVRKDLSFFGSFGTRGLGYPVNELKQRIASILGIDRVWRVALVGVGNIGSALVSYKEFMRQGFHIVKLFDNDQRKIGSNHKGIIVSDIANLEKELKEAGIEIVVLAVPATVAQYIVDDVVRAGVRAVLNFAPVNLRVPPDVYLRNENMSMELEYLSFALVNNPPKKASKQG; this is translated from the coding sequence ATGAATGTCTCCAGCAAGACCGGTCTCAAGAAGAAGATTTCGGAATCAACAATCCATCGGCTGTCGCTCTACTGCCGGGCGCTGAGCCTCCTGGAGAAGGAGAACTACGAGACCGTTTCGTCCAAGGAGCTGGCGAAGCGGGAGAAGCTGACGCCGGCGCAAGTGCGCAAGGACCTGTCGTTCTTCGGGTCGTTCGGGACGCGGGGGCTCGGGTATCCGGTGAATGAGCTGAAGCAGCGGATTGCATCGATTCTGGGGATTGACCGGGTCTGGCGGGTGGCCCTGGTCGGGGTGGGGAATATCGGGTCGGCGCTGGTCAGTTACAAGGAGTTCATGAGGCAGGGATTCCACATAGTCAAACTGTTCGACAACGACCAGCGGAAGATCGGTTCGAACCACAAGGGAATCATCGTTTCGGATATCGCCAATCTCGAGAAAGAGCTGAAAGAGGCGGGCATCGAGATCGTGGTGCTGGCGGTGCCGGCGACGGTGGCGCAGTACATTGTGGACGACGTGGTGCGGGCGGGGGTGCGGGCGGTCTTGAATTTCGCCCCGGTCAATCTGCGGGTGCCGCCGGATGTCTACCTGCGCAACGAGAACATGTCGATGGAACTGGAGTACCTCTCGTTTGCGCTGGTGAACAACCCGCCGAAGAAGGCGAGCAAGCAGGGCTGA